From a region of the Mercurialis annua linkage group LG1-X, ddMerAnnu1.2, whole genome shotgun sequence genome:
- the LOC126664574 gene encoding pleiotropic drug resistance protein 1-like isoform X3 produces the protein MSREILAELSRREKAANIKPNPDIDIFMKAAALEGQEADIMTDYILKILGLESCADTMVGDEMIRGISGGQKKRVTTGEMLVGPARALFMDEISTGLDSSTTFQIVNSLRQTIHILNGTAIISLLQPAPETFDLFDDIILLSDGQIVYQGPRENVLEFFEHMGFRCPERKGVADFLQEVTSRKDQEQYWASKDEPYSFISVKELAEAFQSFHIGRKLGDELATPFDKSKAHPAAITTKKYGVSKNELLKACISRELLLMKRNSFAYIFKMFQLIIMAFITMTIFLRTEMHRNTVEDAGVYFGALFFGVMTIMFNGLSELAMTVIKLPVFYKQRDLLFYPSWAYALPTWILKIPISFVEVAIWVILTYYVMGFDPNVGRFFKQYLILLMTNQMASSLFRLIASLGRNLIIANTIAIFSLLAILVLSGFVLSRDDVKKWWIWAYWSSPMMYVQNGISVNEFLGSSWNHIPPNSTESLGVTFLKNRRIFPEAYWYWIAVGALTGYICLFNFLFTMALKYLNPFEKPQAILSEEALSDKNPNRTGESIELSERGNASQRNVSTKASSARVSNLSNGNRDRKRGMVLPFQPLSISFDEIRYAVDMPQEMKSQGITEDRLQLLKGVSGAFRPGVLTALMGASGAGKTTLMDVLAGRKTGGYIEGHITISGYPKKQQTFARISGYCEQTDIHSPHVTVYESLLYSAWLRLPTEVNSNTRKMFIEEVMELVELTSLKEALVGLPGVNGLSIEQRKRLTIAVELVANPSIIFMDEPTSGLDARAAAIVMRTVRNTVDTGRTVVCTIHQPSIDIFDAFDELFLLKRGGQEIYVGPVGRHACHLIRYFEEIEGVVKIKDGYNPATWMLEITTAAQEAALGIDFNDIYKKSELYGRNKALIKELSRPTLGSKDLYFPTRYSQQILTQCTTCLWKQHWSYWRNPTYSAVRLLFTTFIALMMGTIFWNLGTKRSRIQDINNAMGSMYAAVLFLGFLNASSVQPVVAVERTVFYRERGAGMYSALPYAFGQVVIELPYIFVQTITYGSIVYAMIGFEWTISKFIWYLFFMYVTFLYFTLYGMMTVAVTPNHSIAAIVATAFYAIWNLFSGFIVPRTRIPVWWRWNYWACPVAWTLYGLVASQYGDVTEQLDSGETVQHFLRNYFGFEHDFIGIVAVVLVAICVLFGFIFALSIRAFNFQKR, from the exons ATGTCAAGGG AGATACTAGCAGAATTATCAAGAAGGGAGAAGGCAGCAAATATCAAACCAAATCCTGATATTGATATTTTCATGAAG GCAGCTGCTCTAGAAGGGCAAGAGGCTGATATAATGACAGATTATATTCTAAAG ATTTTAGGACTGGAATCATGTGCCGATACCATGGTGGGTGATGAAATGATACGAGGCATCTCTGGTGGACAGAAGAAGCGTGTCACAACTG GGGAGATGCTGGTTGGACCTGCAAGAGCACTTTTCATGGATGAGATATCAACGGGTTTGGACAGCTCTACTACTTTCCAGATTGTGAACTCACTGAGACAAACAATCCACATTCTCAATGGAACAGCCATTATTTCTCTTCTCCAACCAGCACCAGAAACATTTGATCTTTTTGATGACATAATTCTTCTCTCAGATGGACAAATAGTGTATCAAGGTCCGCGTGAAAATGTGCTCGAGTTCTTTGAACACATGGGCTTCAGATGTCCAGAGCGGAAAGGAGTTGCTGACTTCTTGCAAGAA GTAACATCAAGAAAAGATCAAGAGCAGTATTGGGCAAGTAAAGATGAACCTTATAGCTTTATTTCCGTAAAGGAATTGGCTGAAGCATTTCAGTCATTTCACATTGGGCGAAAACTAGGTGATGAACTTGCTACACCATTTGACAAATCCAAAGCACATCCTGCTGCTATAACAACTAAAAAATATGGTGTCAGCAAGAATGAACTCTTGAAAGCTTGTATTTCAAGAGAACTTTTACTCATGAAGAGGAACTCATTTGCCTACATTTTCAAAATGTTCCAA CTTATTATTATGGCTTTCATAACAATGACAATATTTCTGAGGACGGAGATGCACAGAAACACAGTAGAAGATGCTGGGGTATACTTTGGCGCTCTCTTCTTTGGAGTCATGACAATCATGTTCAATGGATTATCGGAGCTTGCAATGACTGTCATTAAACTTCCTGTTTTCTACAAGCAAAGAGACCTTTTGTTTTATCCTTCATGGGCTTATGCGTTGCCCACATGGATTTTGAAGATCCCGATCAGCTTTGTAGAAGTTGCCATTTGGGTGATTTTGACATATTATGTTATGGGCTTTGATCCTAACGTCGGAAG ATTTTTCAAGCAGTACCTGATACTCCTAATGACTAACCAGATGGCTTCCTCACTGTTTCGACTGATAGCATCACTTGGAAGAAATTTGATTATAGCAAACACAATTGCCATATTTTCTTTACTTGCCATTCTAGTTCTGAGCGGATTTGTTCTATCACGAG ATGATGTGAAGAAATGGTGGATATGGGCTTATTGGTCGTCCCCAATGATGTATGTGCAGAACGGAATTAGTGTGAATGAATTTCTTGGGAGCAGTTGGAATCAT ATTCCTCCTAATTCAACAGAATCATTAGGAGTTACTTTCTTGAAGAACCGTAGAATTTTCCCTGAAGCATATTGGTACTGGATTGCTGTTGGAGCTTTGACAGGATATATTTGCCTATTCAATTTCCTTTTTACTATGGCCCTGAAATATCTAAATC CATTTGAGAAGCCTCAAGCTATACTTTCAGAAGAAGCCCTTTCTGATAAAAATCCTAACAGAACTGGAGAATCTATTGAACTCTCGG AAAGAGGGAATGCTAGCCAAAGAAATGTCTCTACCAAGGCATCTTCTGCAAGAGTGAGCAACTTAAGCAACGGCAACCGAGACAGGAAGAGAGGCATGGTTCTCCCATTTCAACCGCTTTCCATCTCTTTCGACGAGATTAGATATGCTGTCGACATGCCTCAG GAAATGAAATCTCAAGGTATTACTGAGGATCGCCTCCAACTTTTAAAGGGTGTTAGTGGTGCTTTCAGGCCAGGAGTCCTAACAGCACTAATGGGTGCTAGTGGTGCTGGCAAGACTACCCTAATGGATGTCTTGGCAGGAAGAAAAACTGGAGGTTACATTGAGGGACACATTACAATATCTGGATACCCAAAGAAGCAACAGACTTTTGCTCGAATTTCAGGATACTGTGAGCAAACTGACATTCACTCCCCACATGTTACTGTTTATGAATCATTGCTTTATTCTGCATGGCTACGACTACCTACTGAGGTTAATTCTAATACAAGAAAG ATGTTCATTGAGGAAGTTATGGAGCTTGTAGAACTGACCTCTTTAAAAGAAGCACTTGTTGGATTGCCTGGAGTAAACGGTCTTTCAATTGAGCAACGTAAGAGGCTGACAATTGCAGTTGAACTTGTTGCCAACCCTTCTATTATTTTCATGGATGAGCCAACCTCAGGCCTTGATGCTAGAGCAGCGGCAATAGTTATGAGAACAGTGAGGAATACTGTGGACACTGGGCGAACTGTGGTGTGCACAATACACCAGCCGAGCATTGACATTTTTGATGCTTTTGACGAG TTATTTTTGCTGAAAAGAGGAGGCCAAGAAATTTACGTTGGTCCTGTTGGACGCCATGCTTGCCATCTGATTAGATATTTTGAG GAAATTGAGGGAGTTGTTAAGATAAAGGATGGTTATAACCCTGCAACTTGGATGTTAGAAATTACAACAGCAGCACAAGAAGCAGCTCTTGGGATAGATTTCAATGATATATACAAAAAGTCAGAACTATACGG GAGAAACAAAGCATTGATCAAGGAATTAAGCAGACCTACACTAGGTTCAAAAGACCTGTACTTCCCAACTCGATATTCACAGCAAATTTTAACTCAATGTACGACTTGCCTTTGGAAGCAGCATTGGTCATACTGGCGAAACCCAACATACTCTGCAGTGAGACTCTTATTCACAACATTCATAGCTTTAATGATGGGAACAATTTTCTGGAATTTAGGCACCAAAAG AAGTAGGATACAGGATATTAATAATGCAATGGGTTCCATGTATGCTGCTGTCCTTTTCTTAGGATTTCTAAATGCTTCATCGGTTCAGCCAGTAGTAGCTGTCGAAAGAACAGTATTTTATAGAGAAAGAGGTGCTGGGATGTACTCTGCATTACCATATGCCTTCGGACAG GTTGTGATAGAACTACCATACATTTTTGTGCAGACTATAACATATGGAAGTATAGTGTATGCAATGATAGGGTTTGAATGGACAATAAGCAAGTTCATTTGGTATCTCTTCTTCATGTACGTAACCTTTTTATACTTCACTTTGTACGGAATGATGACCGTTGCGGTTACACCCAACCACAGCATTGCTGCTATAGTTGCCACTGCCTTCTATGCAATATGGAACCTTTTCTCAGGATTCATCGTTCCTCGAACG AGGATTCCTGTCTGGTGGAGGTGGAACTACTGGGCTTGCCCTGTCGCCTGGACATTGTATGGATTGGTTGCTTCACAATATGGAGACGTAACGGAACAATTAGACAGTGGTGAAACTGTGCAACATTTCTTAAGGAATTATTTCGGGTTTGAACATGACTTCATCGGTATTGTTGCTGTTGTTCTTGTCGCAATATGTGTGCTCTTCGGATTCATATTTGCCTTGTCTATCAGAGCATTTAACTTCCAGAAAAGATAG